The Erythrobacter sp. Alg231-14 genome has a segment encoding these proteins:
- a CDS encoding MerC family mercury resistance protein — translation MAKTLAQCDVVTYLSHIVMQDSNPPNRPNRRTILDQLGIGVAGLCALHCVATILFVSGLGVGGHFLLSPDIHRFGLAIALIIAAVAIGWGALKHRRAAPFVIAMMGLSFMGGALAVPHGNDEFILTIIGVSLVSFGHLLNIRATLTQ, via the coding sequence ATGGCCAAAACCCTTGCACAATGTGATGTTGTTACATATTTAAGCCACATCGTGATGCAGGACAGCAATCCTCCGAATCGCCCCAATAGGCGAACTATCCTCGACCAACTTGGTATTGGGGTTGCGGGATTGTGCGCGCTGCATTGTGTTGCGACCATCCTATTTGTCTCTGGATTGGGTGTGGGCGGACATTTCCTACTTTCGCCTGATATTCATCGATTCGGTCTGGCTATCGCGTTGATCATCGCCGCCGTTGCGATCGGCTGGGGCGCGTTGAAACACCGGCGCGCGGCGCCGTTTGTGATCGCGATGATGGGCCTTAGCTTTATGGGTGGAGCGTTGGCCGTTCCGCATGGGAATGACGAATTTATCTTGACCATTATCGGCGTTTCGCTGGTTTCCTTTGGTCACTTGTTGAATATTCGCGCGACGCTGACGCAATAA
- the cutA gene encoding divalent cation tolerance protein CutA — MTSETPDRSQAALAYCPFPDGDSARRIAGQLLSERLIACANIVPNVESVFEYNGEISTAIEVSVLFKTTSARLNACVARLGELHPYDTPAVVGWRCDTAYPATLAWLESTVVKP; from the coding sequence ATGACCAGCGAGACGCCCGATCGTAGTCAGGCCGCCCTTGCCTATTGCCCGTTTCCCGATGGCGATTCCGCCCGGCGGATTGCCGGTCAATTGTTGTCGGAGCGACTGATTGCTTGCGCGAATATCGTACCAAATGTGGAATCTGTGTTCGAATATAATGGCGAGATCTCAACCGCGATCGAAGTCTCCGTCCTGTTCAAAACCACGAGCGCACGACTGAACGCATGCGTTGCGCGTTTGGGAGAGCTTCATCCCTATGATACACCCGCCGTGGTTGGATGGCGGTGCGACACGGCCTATCCGGCGACGCTGGCTTGGCTGGAAAGCACTGTAGTCAAACCATAA
- the rplM gene encoding 50S ribosomal protein L13: protein MKAISKQTRSIKPAEVEKKWHLIDAEGLVVGRLASIIANHLRGKHKPSFTPHVDCGDHVIVINADKVKFTSNKATKKIYYKHTGHPGGIKETTPAKVLEGRFPERVLSKAVERMIPRGPLGREQMRSLHLYNGTEHPHDGQAPQVLDVASMNRKNKVTA from the coding sequence ATGAAGGCTATCAGCAAACAGACCCGGTCGATTAAACCGGCAGAGGTCGAGAAGAAATGGCATTTGATTGATGCCGAAGGCCTCGTTGTCGGCCGTCTCGCTTCTATCATCGCCAATCACTTGCGCGGCAAACACAAGCCAAGCTTCACACCGCATGTCGATTGCGGTGACCATGTGATCGTCATCAACGCCGACAAGGTGAAATTCACCAGCAACAAGGCGACGAAAAAGATCTATTACAAACACACCGGCCACCCTGGTGGCATCAAGGAAACGACCCCTGCGAAGGTTCTCGAAGGTCGCTTCCCTGAGCGTGTTTTGTCAAAAGCTGTTGAGCGTATGATCCCACGCGGCCCATTGGGACGTGAGCAAATGCGTTCGCTCCACCTGTATAACGGCACAGAACACCCCCATGACGGACAAGCTCCGCAGGTGCTCGATGTTGCTTCTATGAATCGCAAGAACAAGGTGACTGCATAA
- a CDS encoding AMP-binding protein, translating to MPVVDPNDDPILQDIDRATNLVELFLKRADQKGDAPFLGRKEDGQWTTQSWREVADQVCLLAESLRGMGLNDGDRVALVSENRPEWCMADLAIMAAGCISVPTYITNTERDHAHILDNSGARAVFVSNEKLLAPLVGAIGRTGIVEHVIGIEDLHRKQSGSFEYHNWDALVAGDAAAARAAVETRLSGIGRGDTACLIYTSGTGGAPRGVKQHHGAILCNIAGAADIVIDDFGVDDERFLSFLPLSHAYEHTAGQYLPIALYGEIFYSEGLEKLASNIEEVQPTIMVVVPRLFEVLRTRIIKQIEKQGAVANFMMDKALKISENSSEGKKRKRDRPLDFLVEKTLRPKIRTKFGGRIKAMVSGGAPLNPEVGNFFDAMGLTMLQGYGQTESGPIMSCNRPAAGLKMDTVGPPMRGVEVKIAEDGEILCRGELVMHGYWQNDAETARTIVDGWLHTGDIGHLDANGRIVITDRKKDMIVNDKGDNVAPQKIEGMLTLQPEIAQAMVSGDKRPYVVGLIVPDAEWALEWARANDEKFDLKALQDLPAFKNAVRAALDRTNKDLSVVEKVRQFAFADEAFSIENEEMTPSMKIRRHKIRDRYQDKINGLYRG from the coding sequence ATGCCCGTGGTCGATCCGAACGATGATCCCATTCTTCAGGATATCGACCGGGCAACCAATCTTGTCGAACTCTTCCTGAAACGCGCCGATCAGAAAGGCGACGCCCCGTTTTTGGGCCGCAAGGAAGACGGCCAATGGACGACACAAAGTTGGCGCGAAGTCGCTGATCAGGTCTGCTTGCTGGCGGAAAGTTTGCGCGGCATGGGTCTTAATGACGGCGATCGGGTGGCTCTTGTGTCTGAGAACCGGCCGGAATGGTGCATGGCCGATTTGGCAATCATGGCGGCCGGATGCATTTCCGTACCGACATACATCACCAACACCGAACGCGATCACGCCCATATCCTAGACAATTCGGGCGCACGCGCGGTCTTTGTCTCCAATGAAAAGCTGCTTGCGCCGTTGGTTGGTGCGATCGGACGTACCGGCATTGTTGAACACGTCATCGGCATCGAGGATCTGCATCGCAAACAATCGGGCAGTTTCGAATATCACAATTGGGACGCTTTGGTCGCTGGCGATGCGGCGGCGGCCCGTGCCGCGGTCGAAACGCGGCTTTCGGGGATTGGGCGCGGCGACACTGCGTGTTTGATCTACACCAGCGGGACAGGCGGTGCACCGCGCGGCGTAAAACAGCATCACGGCGCGATCCTGTGCAACATTGCGGGCGCTGCCGACATCGTCATCGACGATTTCGGGGTGGATGATGAACGGTTCTTATCGTTCCTCCCACTAAGCCACGCCTACGAACACACGGCCGGGCAATATCTGCCAATCGCCTTGTACGGCGAAATTTTCTATTCCGAAGGTTTGGAAAAGCTCGCCTCAAACATCGAAGAGGTCCAACCAACGATCATGGTCGTTGTCCCGCGCCTGTTCGAAGTTTTGCGCACGCGGATCATCAAACAGATCGAGAAACAGGGCGCTGTTGCCAATTTCATGATGGATAAAGCACTGAAAATCAGTGAAAATTCCAGTGAAGGCAAGAAACGCAAACGGGATCGGCCGTTGGATTTTCTGGTCGAGAAAACTCTGCGACCCAAAATCCGCACCAAATTTGGCGGTCGGATCAAAGCGATGGTGTCGGGCGGCGCGCCGTTAAATCCAGAGGTCGGCAATTTCTTCGACGCAATGGGCCTGACCATGCTGCAGGGCTACGGTCAGACCGAAAGTGGCCCAATCATGAGCTGCAACCGCCCCGCCGCCGGATTGAAGATGGACACAGTCGGCCCGCCCATGCGCGGTGTTGAGGTCAAGATTGCTGAAGACGGCGAAATCCTGTGCCGGGGTGAGCTCGTCATGCACGGATATTGGCAAAACGACGCCGAAACGGCGCGCACGATTGTCGATGGCTGGCTTCACACCGGAGATATTGGCCATTTGGACGCCAATGGCCGGATCGTGATCACCGACCGCAAGAAAGACATGATCGTCAATGACAAGGGCGACAATGTTGCCCCGCAAAAGATCGAAGGCATGTTGACCCTGCAGCCCGAAATCGCGCAAGCGATGGTGAGCGGCGACAAGCGGCCCTATGTTGTCGGTTTGATTGTGCCGGACGCGGAATGGGCGCTGGAATGGGCGCGTGCGAATGACGAGAAGTTTGACCTAAAGGCGTTGCAAGATCTGCCTGCATTCAAAAACGCAGTGCGCGCGGCGCTTGATCGGACGAACAAGGACTTGTCAGTCGTTGAGAAAGTCCGTCAATTTGCGTTTGCCGATGAAGCGTTTTCGATCGAGAACGAGGAAATGACGCCGAGCATGAAGATCCGCCGTCACAAAATCCGCGATCGTTATCAGGACAAGATCAACGGCCTGTATCGTGGCTAG
- the thiS gene encoding sulfur carrier protein ThiS, which translates to MSEMKSITLNGETRRTSAATIADLVKELELSPEKVAVERNGEIVPRSTLANAPLASDDVLEIVHFVGGGDHVDPAADTWSVAGRTFTSRLIVGTGKYKDFEENAAALEASGAEIVTVAVRRVNVTDPKAPMLTDYIDPKKVTYLPNTAGCFNADDAIRTLRLAREAGGWDLVKLEVLGEARTLYPNMRETLEATEVLAKEGFHPMVYCVDDPIAAKQLEDAGAVAIMPLGAPIGSGLGIQNQVTIRLIVEGANVPVLVDAGVGTASDAAVGMELGCDGILMNTAIAEAKEPIRMARAMKLAVEGGREAYLAGRMGRRKYADPSSPLAGLI; encoded by the coding sequence ATGAGCGAAATGAAATCCATCACATTGAACGGCGAAACTCGCCGAACATCCGCTGCTACGATTGCTGACCTGGTCAAAGAGCTTGAGCTGTCGCCAGAAAAGGTGGCGGTCGAACGCAACGGTGAAATCGTGCCGCGATCCACTTTGGCGAACGCGCCTCTTGCTTCGGATGATGTGTTGGAAATTGTACACTTTGTCGGCGGCGGCGATCACGTCGATCCTGCGGCGGACACTTGGTCTGTTGCTGGGCGCACATTCACGTCGCGCCTGATCGTTGGCACGGGCAAGTACAAGGACTTTGAAGAGAACGCCGCGGCATTGGAAGCCAGCGGCGCGGAAATCGTCACAGTGGCGGTGCGCCGGGTCAATGTCACCGATCCCAAGGCGCCGATGTTGACCGATTACATTGATCCCAAAAAGGTCACCTATCTGCCCAACACCGCAGGGTGCTTTAACGCCGATGACGCGATCCGCACATTGCGATTGGCGCGCGAGGCCGGGGGCTGGGATTTGGTCAAACTCGAAGTGTTGGGCGAAGCGCGCACGTTGTATCCCAATATGCGAGAGACATTGGAAGCCACCGAAGTGTTGGCCAAAGAAGGGTTTCACCCGATGGTCTATTGCGTCGATGATCCGATCGCCGCGAAACAATTGGAAGACGCAGGTGCGGTTGCCATCATGCCGCTGGGCGCGCCGATTGGATCAGGGTTGGGAATCCAGAATCAAGTGACAATTCGATTGATCGTCGAAGGCGCGAATGTGCCTGTATTGGTCGATGCAGGCGTGGGCACGGCGTCGGATGCTGCAGTGGGGATGGAATTGGGATGCGACGGTATCTTGATGAACACGGCCATCGCAGAAGCCAAAGAGCCCATTCGCATGGCGCGTGCCATGAAACTTGCTGTCGAAGGTGGTCGCGAGGCGTATTTGGCCGGGCGAATGGGGCGGCGCAAATACGCTGATCCCAGCAGCCCGCTTGCCGGGCTGATCTAA
- a CDS encoding COX15/CtaA family protein encodes MATTPNTSPTNQGAPNPNALPLAIARWLEIVAAIVVVIVLIGGITRLTESGLSITEWQVATGILPPLTDAAWQAEFAKYQATPEYRLEASLAGMTLADFKFIYFWEWFHRLLARMVGFAYAAPLVWFWVKGAIPTGFKGRFVGLLALGGLQGLFGWLMVQSGLVGDMTDVSHFRLSLHLLTALLLLGALVWTARDMRVLARDPISGGAPMTLASALVAFVLFVQLLLGAWVAGLNAGHVAYDWPLMNGRLIPELSFDDGVFWTLTHDPLFLHFVHRWWAWVAVAALIYLARRVRAFDRRASIAVHSAFGIMILLGIATVLSQVNLWIAAAHQLTGALLVASTAWAMHADGMQTQQKRVSAALP; translated from the coding sequence ATGGCAACGACCCCAAACACATCCCCCACCAACCAAGGCGCTCCGAACCCGAATGCGCTGCCCTTGGCCATTGCCCGCTGGCTTGAAATTGTCGCCGCGATTGTGGTGGTTATCGTGCTTATCGGGGGGATCACTCGGCTTACCGAAAGCGGATTGTCCATCACCGAATGGCAAGTGGCAACGGGCATTTTACCGCCCTTGACCGACGCAGCCTGGCAGGCGGAATTTGCCAAATATCAGGCGACCCCTGAATATCGGTTGGAGGCGAGTTTGGCCGGAATGACACTGGCCGATTTCAAATTCATCTATTTTTGGGAATGGTTTCACCGCTTGCTCGCCCGGATGGTCGGCTTCGCCTATGCCGCGCCGCTCGTTTGGTTTTGGGTGAAAGGCGCGATCCCCACCGGCTTTAAAGGGCGCTTTGTGGGTCTTTTGGCGCTGGGCGGACTTCAAGGGCTATTCGGGTGGCTCATGGTGCAATCGGGTTTGGTCGGCGACATGACCGATGTCAGCCATTTTCGTTTGTCACTGCATTTGCTGACGGCGTTGTTGTTGTTGGGCGCGTTGGTTTGGACCGCACGCGATATGCGTGTCCTTGCCCGCGATCCGATTAGCGGGGGGGCACCGATGACATTGGCTTCAGCATTGGTGGCTTTTGTCCTGTTTGTTCAATTGTTGTTGGGGGCATGGGTCGCCGGGTTGAACGCCGGTCACGTTGCGTATGATTGGCCCTTAATGAACGGCCGGCTGATCCCAGAACTCAGCTTTGATGATGGCGTGTTTTGGACTCTGACGCATGACCCGCTTTTCTTGCATTTCGTCCATCGTTGGTGGGCGTGGGTCGCGGTTGCCGCGTTGATCTACCTGGCGCGGCGGGTTCGCGCATTCGATCGGCGCGCTTCTATCGCGGTGCACAGCGCGTTTGGCATCATGATCCTTTTGGGGATCGCCACGGTCTTGTCTCAGGTCAATTTGTGGATCGCAGCGGCGCATCAATTGACCGGCGCGTTGTTGGTGGCGTCCACCGCATGGGCGATGCACGCCGATGGCATGCAAACTCAACAAAAACGCGTGTCGGCCGCCTTACCATGA